The DNA sequence gacaatcaatcatcttttatattttcaaagttcaaacctttaatcatgtaatgcacatgtaaaagatgtcaatcaatcatctttcataattttcaaatttaattttcaaaatattcatgcacatgttgaaaatgtattttaatgctttatgataaaatattaattttaagccataatcctaatttcaaatttttaagagatttacaatattactctataactttaatgtgaacttgttcccttcttgctcatgtttggttccttgatgtgcttgactccattgtgtggacaacttgagtttgaaactcttttattttttgaattcatttgttatcatcaaaatccatgtgtagatatataattacacaaaatttgaaaccttgggttcaacaatctctccatttttgatgatgacaaatacttgatagaacctgatacctatattaatacttaagctcctcctgagaatgtgcgttagtttttcaagtaaagtataaatataattccaagcatatataacaagtttagcaattcgaacaatgttaatgttattATCTAACACTTCTCTCCTTTTTGGCATTATTAAAAAGGAttcgcagcaagtaaatggactgaagaaaacagtgcgttagtagaaactgtagatagttgaaaaaatagatccgtccgtgacccgacaagtgtggctggagatttgaaaaaatcacctgatgttgttgacaaacgagagtAAGgactccgagtttctaaaaaatatgtcattttcaccaatcggtaaaaaaaattacattactctttgacttggatgatagctcgtcttgtTTTTTAtgctataaaatcagtcttaaagttcattcaatccgcatcaaattttattctcatatctataactcatctgcattctttcaacattcttgcTTTAAgccttcaattcttttctcaatggctcatgcttctaacatttctctagatccatccatgaggtattctgcacctcaacctcttGTCCTttttgcagctgccattggtgtcatgttgcagcaagaaaataataatttggctaataagtcagatttcgatgttatctacgacttggtgagtcttggaactcgctactcttcctctattgttactttttccCAGCAGCTCCaagtcagaaatcatgaagttgaaaagttcaaagaacaaattgttgtaattcaacgaattgttcaagagtctcacacaagagaaggaatcattcggcagaagaataaacagttgaaatctctattagattcttcattccgcttgccagttcccatagataagaatgacatggtattgtatgaagagaatgagcgtctcaaacatgaggctaataatctcaagtttatgtaaaagtatttaaaaaatctctctctatttttattaactctggtctatcttttaagagatattcataacatgcatcatacctatttctcttctaatcaaacataatctatcttctggtaaaggttttgtaagaatatctgctaactgatcgtatgtgtttgtgaactctagtactatatcgtctttctacacatgatctcgaaaaaaatgatatcttatttcaatatgcttagttctagaatgttgtatcgggttctttgaaatatttataacacttgtattatcacatttgatttgaaagtgattatatataagtttaaaatcttcaagttgttgcttcatgtaaagaacttgagcacaacaattacccgcagcaacatattctgcctcagcagtagataatgcaacaaaattttatttcttattaaaccagaaactagtgcatgacctaagaaatggcatgctctactagtgttttttcgatctattttacaactaGCATAATTAGCATTTGTATAGCTGATtaaatcgaaagatgtgtgcttagggtaccataaccctaggttaattgtaccactaagatatctaagaatgcgtttaactgcaattaaatgtgattcttttggagatgattgaaagcgtgcacacaagcacacactaaacataatatctggtctactggccgtcaaatataataagctaccaattatatctcgatataccttcgagtcaactggtttatcagtttcatctttatcaagtttaatttatgggctcattggtgttctaatTTCCTTTGCatcttccatcccaaacttcttcagtaattccttaatatattttgattgattgatgaatgtctcactttttgcttacttaatttgcaattcgagaaagaatataagttctcccatcatactcatttcaaattctttctgcatagtcttaacaaaaacttggcacatattttcattagtagcatcgaatattatattatcaacataaatctgaatcaaaagaatatcatcattttcatatttaatgaaaagtgttgtgtcgatttttcctcttgaaaaacctttttcaatcaagaaaccactgagtctctcgtactaatctctaggagcttgtttgagtccatatagtacttttgtgagtttgaaaacatgatttgaggaaatatgattttcaaaacctggaggttacttaacatatacctctttatttataaaaccatttacgaaaatatttttaacatacatttgaaaaagtttgaaatctttataacaagcatatgcaagtagtattcgaatagtttctaatcttgcgacgggtgcatatgtctcatcataatcgattcattcttcttgattgaaacatTGGCCTACAAGTCGAGCATCATTTCtaataatgactccggactcatctttcttgtttttaaaaactcattttgttctaataatagtaagatttttgggtctaggaacaagtgtctaaacatcatttctttcaaattaattcAACTCTTCTTACATAGTTAGAattcaagattcatcaagaagtacttcatcaatatttttgggtttaatCTGAGAtaaaaaagcagtatgattgcaaatatttctaagagatgatcaagTACTTATACCTCGTAaaagttctcccaaaatttattccactggatgatctttcacaaatttttactgtttagttgcatcttgtattaaattttgatgatcttttctGATATTTTCATGTTGAACTttctctattgtgttctctttgttgagattaagactttccatgttatttataccccatgtttcttcatcaatagatttcttggagagtcgagaattagattcatcaaatactacatgcatagattcttttacaatcaaaatctttttattgaatactctataagatttactattagtagaatacccaagaaagatactttcatcagattttgcatcaaacttgcctaaattatccatgtcattcaaaataaaacatttgcatccaaataaatGAAAGTAACTAATCTTGGggtttttctcattccaaaactcataggagattttatttattttagaccTTAGTattactctatttataacataacatgtagtacttaccgcttcggcccaaaagtaaataggcaagttgttctcattgaacattgtttttgccatctcttgaagagatctatttttcctctctactaccccattttgttaaggagttcgaggagcagaaaaattatgcacaaaactattATCACTTCGGATAGTTGAAATAGTATaggcattttcattttgaattctcttgtataacttggtaaagacattatgtgcctcatctttatgagtaagaaagatgatccaagtatatatagagaaatcatccacaataaaaaatgcataatattttcctctagactttcaactctatttggtccaaaaagatccatgtgtattagTTACAatagtctagtagtggaaatatgtttcttggttgtaaaagaagtttttgtttgttaccAAATTAGCATGCATCACAAAtgttatctttaagaaaatttgtgttTGGTTAGCCTCTcataagatcattttttgaaagtttggaaataagtttcatatTAGCATGACCCAGTCTTCTATGCCACAACcaactaatttcattttgagctgaaaagcaaatagcatcttgtgaggtaatttcttcaaaatcgattgtataaatattgttgattctaaaagcaataaaacaaatattacaatcatgatcattcaaaataatgcacttatccattttgaaaggaactataaatcttttatcacataattgacttatgctcaaaagattatgttttaaaccttaaacaagtagaacatcttcaattatgagagaatattcattaccaattttacctattcccaccaTCTTccttttcgagttgtctccaaatgtcacgtgtcattcttctttagatctaagatcaagtaacttagtcttatctcccgtcatgtgtcttgaacatccactatctaaaaatcatttatttttacttatggatgacttcatgcatacctataaaaacaattaaaataatttttcttgatacccaagttctttgagtcttttatttattagtattagaagaaacaagatttttaggtacccacatggccctaatagtcattgtatgatttcttctaataggacaagcatgataactatgaccatttctattacaaaaattacaaataacatgtggcatatatgaagaacttgagtgattataatagtatctttttttgacaaaattatttttatgaaaagaattttgaatattagattttgatacagaaggattatcaaaaaagtttttacaagatttgtatttttattttggcatatatcccaagtctaccttgtcaaaaacacatatttgactaccaagaaattttttaaaatttatttttcctttcgtaaagttttcaataatattttctaaatcagttttcttattcttcaactcaagattttcatctttcaaaacgatactttcttttcttaaaatatcaatttcgtttgttaaagaagaatttttctttttcaaagcagtatacttgatacccaatttttcaaattcctcatatacctcttctaaaacattttgcaattcttcatatgaagattttcaatattatcaagatttgttacttcaacgtcatctttagccataagacaaaaatttgcttATTCTCtattacttgcttcactatctgagctacttgaatcattatcccatgtagctttcactgctttcttgcccttatttcgatctttctttagcagaggacaatctaacttgatatgaccaggcttattgcatttataacaaattaaagtgtcatttttacctgaatcttttttggataactttttgaaagatttcctcgaaggagttttatttttcttttagaacctctgaattcttcttgttatcatcgcaacttctttgtctttatcgtcatttttctcatcttcatcactttcactttcatgaggaatagctttaagtgccaaacccttctttgactttccttattcttctcatcttttcaatgtgtactcatgagtGATAAGTGAcctaatgagttcattcacttcaagTTTCTTGAAGTCTttagtttcaagaatcgctatcacttttgatttccagcgttttggtagagagttgagaatttttcttattatctccactttagaataaattttgccaagagctatcaaactgtttatgatattagtaaaatgagtgtgcatactagaaatagattcatcatcattcatcttaaacatttcatattcataagtaagaatataaatttttgattccttgacttgcgaaattccttcatacGTAACTTTCAAGTTATactaaatttcttttgccgtagcgcaagtcattattatattaaactcatttccattaagagtattaaataataaattcataacagttaaattcaaagtataaagtttatcgttttcacgatcaaactcttcttgtTCCTTATTAACCTTTACTCTATCAACTACtttgttggaatataatgtccatttacaatgcatttccagatttctcgaccttgagtctgaatgaatattctcattctaactttccagaatgaataATTGTCTCCATAAAAGAGTGAaagccgactgctagattgaccttcaccaaatgaagctgcaatgttagtaataagatcttaactcaaaagatagttaatcttataatagagctcttagctatgataccaattgttacccagatgactaacacaagagggggtgaattgagttatattttaaaaaataacaattataaatcaaatatacaatataaaatataaacaatacgaaacagtaataaatatcaagagtaagggtaagagataagcaaattcagtatgttaacgagattcagcCCTACTGCCTACGTCTTCGCCTTAAGTTACCCATTGacgatctccaaattcactattcaacctctttcaggtggagatagaaacctattacacctttgaacagcaccgctacaaaggatctgtgtagaacaccctctacacttgcaatcactttacacgtggtgattcaactattccctgtgtagaacactttctacacgcacaagggttatatacaCTCTTTtgctgatacaagagttgatagtgggtaggttattagaaaacactcctcaatgagtgaaataagaacaatatagcgcaaactatatttctctcaaaatgaataaggattaaggctcaatgcttagagaagagagaatgaaaactttgaatgaatgttgtaggttctggatgttgtaaatgtgaaactctcaaatgatttatttataggcatatgagatttcatattcaaatttaaaaagattcacatgttaaaaacaacatcattcactttttcaaaaaattcaaataaaaggttattcttttcaattgtcaaagataacattattcatttttcaaaaatttcaaagttaatcttttatttttggtatatgacaaaaggagcacattttatttttcaaatattttaaaactaatctttttactttttgcatatgacaaaatgagcacactttactttttaaatttttcaaacctaatttttttactttttgcatatgacaaaaggagcacactttacttttcaaaattttcaaacctaatctttttacttttttcatatgacaaaaggagcacactttacttttcaaatatttcaaacaaaaacatctaccttttgcataagtaaaaaaaaaaacatcaatcacttttaaaaatattcaaataaaacatgcacatgtgaaagatgacaataaatcatcttttatatttttaaagttcaaacctttaatcatgtaatgcacatgtaaaagatgacaatcaatcatcttttattattttcaaatttaattttcaaaatattcatgcacatgttaaaaatgtattttaatattttatgataaaatattaattttaatccttaatcctaattttgaatgtgatgacccgcttttgagtgtatttttgctgaaataattgtttttattttaattaatatatcagttattttattttaatttatttgcgttttaaaattgattttttaatttaatttaatttatttgaggttgtgttttatttctttaagttattttgtggttttaatcttttttggcggtttgtttcgttttcccggagtgaggattggacctcatctcttttcacatctttttccttttttctctttttccttttttctttttcccttcttttccttttttccttctttttctttgttttttcttttttctttttttcttttctctcttcttctcccgcgttcggaccccccgtgctctctttctctcctccctcttcctcacgccggcgtcaccttctctctaccctaccgccgccgtccggccaccgttcgacCTCCCACCgatcccattctcttcctctccctccggtgcaccaccccttcaaaacccacccccaaccggccggccgtttggccggaaaagctccaggaagggcgcacggattttgctccgatccgccgccgtcgctccacctccggccaccgtttcttcactacttcatcaccgactccttgccgtcctaacccacccatttccggcctccaacgaccaccggaacagctcctacgagcttagtttccgttttgggtaatccggccatttccggccattccgccgccacccacggccaaccaccacttccaatagcttcacaactatccctagaccattccctatcaatctcatgtcctagtttgtccccgttcaaaagtgggtttttcagacccacggccacagtgaattttcactgtgacgttgctttttcggcgccgtttgcaacgccgcttgctttctaaaattgccgtatagcgctgtaagtattttccaaaccctattttcagatttaaatatatatcgctcattcaatttatttactgttgttggttgttgattccggactgagtccgaggagtttcaggggtcggatggatggaggacggagttgtttgtttaattgatttatgttggttggttattttattatgcattgatatgacatttcatagtgcatgcacgtgtgtttttgttcatgtgtgaaaagcctgtgtattggcgtaagtgtattacgggtgcgtgtgtatcacgagtcCAAGCCGGGataggttattatctcggtggagctcctctggtcactcgggagcagaataaactgagtgatgtcccctgagttgtcgagagagatgacgggagcggggctaggggatgcttggctacgaacgcgccgggcgcggaaccgggcatcgccctactcaccgactccgtggcccttcgctggcgagggctagaggatgcttggctacgcacggaaggggcgcggaactgggcatcgctcgttaggtgtcacatgcgtggtgttactctgcggtgtgacactggagccagggtgtgcggatgacccctaggggaggtcatggtgcatacggttaaaattggataatggtttatgaggccaaatgggacttttggcgtgggccaaatggacttctggcgagatattgggccggatggacttctggcgagatattgggccaaatggacttttggcggccaaatgtgatttttagcgtgtttttcggaaaggatgtgtttttgggccaaaagggtttttggcgtgtgtggaaaacttgtgtttttgggctttgtgcattgggcatggttcatgcatattgtttgagttttatgtgtttttatctggtagtgtttgggttttacttacctgcggtaccattcgtggttccgtagcttttggtgcagagttagagaacgaagaggaggaggctgagcccgaggatgcggctccgccgggttgctgatgctatctttttatttgttcaaaactgtatttgtgttttgtaatattttatctatgtacgttttaaacagcttgtattacgttaagaaaaattctggtacttagttatgactttctttatccgctgcgtgtttctctgtacacatctgttgccttgcacacactcggcacccgtcgatgggatggtgacccgggttgtcaccatccggacgtctcaatttccccgtgttcgggcgtggggattttgggggcgtcacattgaatttttaagagatttacaacattactctatgactttaatgtgaacttgttcccttcttgctcatatttgctttcttgatgtgcttgactccattgtgtagacaacttgagcttaaaatttctttattatttgaattcatttgttatcattaaaattcatgtgtagatatataattacacaaaacttgaaatcttagaTTCAATAAATGCAATCTTTCTAAATTTCTGAAAAACTAAACTCAAATGTAATATcattaataatgataaatgcTGTAGGCTAAacagatttaaaaaagtaaatctataaattgagagtcttataatatattaaatataaatttatcataaaaataaatttataatcataaaatatctaatcaatttataaatttatttttctagcaTCTCTAAATTTCTCGAAGATTTTCCTTCTAGTAATGTTTATGGAATTTAGTGAAGGTGTTAGGCACTTTGGccttgtttaaatattaatatgtaacgagatgaaaaatttataaatagtaaaatagcaAGTGACCGagagtgaaatgatttgaattaatatgatttatgtggttaaaaaaaatgagatagaaaaagttaaaaataattttaaaattaaaatattattaaaaaataaatttttaatactatttttattttaaaaatttaaaaacttgaatttttttttgtttgttttggttgaaagtttaaaaaatttataataaattatataaaataaatatataaaatgatgtgatttgatgtaattttagggttatttttattttaaaataaatttaatgaatcatataaaattacattattttataagtttaccgttgtgttaatttttttttttttgtgtttgtaatatttcttttaaaaaatttttaggtgaaaaatttaaaatttaaaatttaaaaattaaaaataaataaataatatttattatttaaatagtaattAGATATAAAATTAGATGAGTTGGAACTTGGGCCGACGTAAACTGGTCCTTAAAGTGCACGGCAGGGACctagaaaaaaactaaaatcaatACAACCATTTAGCGCCTTATCCGCCGTCACTATTAGCAAACAGATGTAGGTCTGCATTAGACTCCCAGTGGTACTTAATGCATTTTAAATCTTTTCTATGCATAATTATTAGTATCCCTAGCCCTCGTCTTTGCATTtacctattatttttttttttaattttaaattgagagaaaataaatatatgaataaggATTTTGTGAAAAGTCtatttttgattagttttaacAATTTAATATGTCTTATGGTCCGTACTCTCACTCATCTTTGCCTCAATTTATAGAGTCCAGGCTCCAAACTCCCGTCAAGCTGATGCAAAGACAAAGATGGCCGCAAATCCCAGCAAGGAGACCGCGACGATAATTAGCTTGAAGCTCCTCGTAGACAAAAGCTCAAACAAGGTGGTGTTTGCAGAGACCGGAAAGGAATTCGTGGACTTCCTCTTCGGACTTCTACAGGTACCTCTCGGTTCCATCATCGCACTTCTTCGGGATTATTACTTGGCAGCTGGGCCAGGGTCCCTGGGCAGAGTCCATGAGAGTATCGAAAACCTTGACCCCTCCTATCTTCTTCCAAACCAAACCAAGGGTTCTCTCTTGAACCCTAAACCAGCATTCCAATCTTCAACTCTTACCCCTCCATTGCTGCAAAATTTCTTTTCACCTAACCAAGAGATCATGGTTGTCTCCTTTGGCCGCGATTCTAAATATCGGCGACGTCCTAGCCGCCGCGCCAAAGGAGTTCCAAATAATACTGAGAAAGGGTATGTTAGAGGTGTGGTGACATACCTGGTTATGGATAATTTGACGGTGAAACCCATGTCAACCATTTCTAGCATTACCCTTCTCAACACTTTAAACATCAAAGACATGGGTTCTGTCCAGGAGAAGAAGGTCAAGATTGACATCAACAAGGTTAGATgttgttctttcttttccaagacgaaaaagtttttttattatatgttccTACTGTCATATTTGATTATGAGTTTGCGCTGCATGCATTCTAGGGCTTGGAGCTGATTAAGGTTTCACTCTACTCAACCACTGTCCTGACAGACGTTTTCCTTGGGCACAGGAAGTAATCTTTCAAGCCAATCCGAAGAAACATGACTATTTAGTATGGGTATGCGTGTAAAAGTATTTTGCAAGGGAAATTCTTCAACCATTTATTTGGGAAGAAAAAGGAGAATTTCTGGGCTGTATATGTAACTAGATCTTGGTTTTAGTAAATATCAGGGCTATATATTCCCTTTGATTCCCCTTGTGATTATTCATTCTGTTAATTCTGTTTGGTTTCTTCTATCTTCGAAAATagttctttaaaaatattaggaACATTGAACT is a window from the Carya illinoinensis cultivar Pawnee chromosome 14, C.illinoinensisPawnee_v1, whole genome shotgun sequence genome containing:
- the LOC122294729 gene encoding uncharacterized protein LOC122294729; translation: MAANPSKETATIISLKLLVDKSSNKVVFAETGKEFVDFLFGLLQVPLGSIIALLRDYYLAAGPGSLGRVHESIENLDPSYLLPNQTKGSLLNPKPAFQSSTLTPPLLQNFFSPNQEIMVVSFGRDSKYRRRPSRRAKGVPNNTEKGYVRGVVTYLVMDNLTVKPMSTISSITLLNTLNIKDMGSVQEKKVKIDINKGLELIKVSLYSTTVLTDVFLGHRK